GAGCAATGGCGCGTTGCCATTGAGAACCTACTGGACAATCAGGCGCGTTATGCGGAAAAGCAAATCAAGGTTACATTAAATAAATCAGCAAACGAACGATGTGTTGATGTGCGGATTTGGAACGATGGATTGCCTATCGAAGATGCAGTGATGAAAAGGTTATTTCATCAGTTTAGCAAAGGCTATAAAGGCGAATTCGGGTTAGGTCTTGCCATTACACAAAGGATTATCAACTTACACAACGCTTCGATACATGCAGAGAATGAGAAAGATGGCGTAGCGTTTTATATTTCGATTACTAGGGCTCAATAAGGGTCCTATTTTTCATCACCAGAATTTATAAATATTCTGATTATAAGTAACGGCAACTTGGCACATACCTGCGTATTTAAGGACTTGGTATATGCCAAGTTTTCTTTATACTATCAGAATTTATAAATTTAATGTTGATAGTATAAGTGCAACTAAGGCATTCTCTCGCCAAAAGGCTTGGCGAATGCCAAGTTTTCTTTATGTTGCGGGGGATGCTATATTGCATATATTGCTTCATCAAGACTTCATAATGTCATAATTTGTAGAAATTTATCGGAAAATTGTGGAATAAATATTTTGAAAATTGCAGGAATTTGTACTTAGGTGTCGAATTATAATTAAAACCAATAAATGGGTAATAACCCAACAAAATCCGAAAAAGGCAAACTACGTTGTTAAACATTATCCATTATTAAACAGGTATTTTTTTATTAGAATCATTAAAATATTATAGAAATAATTACACATCATTTAAGGAGGCTTTCAAAAAATGAATAAAAGGGTGAAAAAATTACTAGTATCTTTATTAATTTTGACAATGCTAGTGGGAACTTTCCTGCCAGTAGTTGAAGCTACTCCATTAAAACAACTTGATACACTAAACAGCAATGACATAAATGAAGAGACAGAAATTATAGCAAAAGAACAAGAAATGACAATATCCGAGCGATATGTCAATATATTACCGGAATCAGCTATCAACCGCTTGGAAATGGCAGAGAGGGTCTTACAAGAAAATGAAAGTCGAATAAAAGAGATAACAAAATCCCGTGAAGATGCGGAAAAGACTAGACAAGAAGTTCTTAAACAAGATCGAAAAAAAGCAGATAAATATCTTGAAGAAACATATGCCTTATTGGATAAAATGGAACTCTTGAATGAATCACGAAAGACTCGACATAAGCGTCAATTGGAAAGTTTTATGACGATGGGTGAAAATTTATTTATCGCGTCTTTTAGTGGGACAGGTACTGCAGAAGACCCTTATCTCATAACTACTCCAGAGGAATTTAATGCTATACGCGGGGGGATTGAAGGGTATCCTGACTGGGATCTAACCAAACATTATAAACTAATGAATGATATTGATCTATCAGCATATAGTAGCGGGGAAGGTTGGATTCCTGTTGGGAATTTTACCGATCCGATTACTGGAGATTTTGATGGATATGATTCGTTTACCGGGAGTTTGGATGGAAATGGATTTACTATAACTAATTTGAAAATTAATCGACCAGAGAATGGTGTGTTTATAGGTCTTTTTGGTTCAATCGGTCCGGAGGCTACGATAAAGAATGTTCATTTAGATGATGTACAGATAGAAGGTGATACATTTAGCGGTTCAATAGCAGGGTGGAACGAAGGGTCTGTTGTTAATTGCTCAGCTTCAGGTTTGATAAAAGGAAAGGTTTTTGTTGCAGGGTTAGTTGGTGTTAATATAAATGGTGAAATAATAGATTCAAGTGTATCGGCAGTTCTTCTTGGGGATTATGCTGTAGGTGGGTTAATAGGAGAAAGCATTAATGGAATTATTAGAAATTCCCATGCTATATCTGTAAAAATAGAAGGATTAGATAGAGCACCGTCACATGTAGGTGGATTAGTTGGTGTTAATAATAATGGTGAAATAATAGATTCAAGTGTATCGGCAGTTCTTCTTGGGGATTATGCTGTAGGTGGGTTAATAGGAGAAAGCAGTGATGGAATTATTAGGAATTCCCATGCTATATCTGTAAATATAGATGGATTAGATAGAGCACCGTCACATGTAGGTGGATTAGTTGGTAGAAATATAAGGGGAGTTATTAATGAATCGACAGCATCAGGTTTAATAAAAGGATATTATCTTGTGGGTGGGTTAGTTGGAGAAAATAATTATGGGACTATAAGTAATTCCCATGCTTTATCAGTAGAAGTAGTAGGAATTGATGTTGATAAAAATGTTTTTGACAATTCATTTAACGTAGGAGGTCTAATAGGGGGTAATGATTTTGGAACTATCAACGAATCTACAGCTTCAGGAACAGTAAAAGGAAACTATCTTGTTGGAGGATTAGTTGGGCGAAGTTATAATGGAACAATTACGAATTCCCACGCTTATATGATGCTAGTTGAAGGGATAGATGAATCATCATATTTGATAGGTGGTTTAGTTGGCGCTAACGTTGGGGAAATAAATGATTGCACAGTAGAGGCTGATATTATCAAAGGGAATTACCTTATAGGTGGTTTAGTTGGCTCTCAAGGCAATAAAGAGATAAATAATTCCCATGCTAAGGTATTACAAATAGAGGGTATTGGTGAATCATCATATTTGATAGGTGGTTTAGTTGGCGCTAACGATGGGGAAATAAATGATTGCACAGTAGAGTCTGAGATTATCAAAGGGAATTACCTTATAGGTGGTCTAACCGGATATAACATGGGAACTATCGGGAATTCTTTTGCAAATGCAACGAAAATAGAAGGTGTAGATGAAGAGTCCTTTGCTATTAGTGGTTTAGTTGGCTATAATTTCGGAGCTATTAGTTTATCATACGCTTTCACTGAGCAAATCATTATCAATGATGGCTCCTTTGAGACAATCGGACGAATTGCCGGTATTAATTATGGAATATTGACAACCAACTACGCAAATTCGCAAATGTCCTTAAGCACACAAGACGGAGATTATGTTCCGGGTCCTGACTTGTATGGGAAAGACGGGGCAGATATTGATATAGAAGAGTATAATAAAATGTTCCTCAGCTTTTCTTTTAATGAACAGCTAGTACCTGCTTGGCTGGATTTCATAGATAAAACAATTTATGTTCCGGTTGAAGCAGGAACGGATATTACCAATCTGATTGCGAATTTCACGCTATCTGATAATGCCATAGCAACCGTAGCTGGAGTTATACAGGAAAGCGGAATAACACCCAATGACTATACCCAACCGTTAGTATACACTATCACTGCAGAAGATGACACAAGTAGTATATGGACAGTCCGAGTAGAAACAGAGACAGAATATGTCCACAAATTTCTATCAACTTTAGGTCAAGCAATTCAATGCACTTTTTTCGGCGATCCAGTTAACATATCCACAGGTAACTTCATTGATAATGTAAGCGACATTGTTATTCCAACCAGAGGAATTCCGTTGGAGTTTAAGCGCTCCTATAACTCCCGAGATGATTATACGGGTTTCATTGGTAAAGGGTGGCAGCATAATTACGAGGCCGACTTGACAATCAATCAAGACAATTCAGTATCATTACGATACCCTGATGGTAGAATCGCCTTGTATGAGTATGCTAATGGTAGTTATATACGTCCGACAGGAGTTTTTGAGACACTACAAAGAAATCCAGATAATACGTTCACCCTTACATTTAAAGATCAGTCGAAATATCGTTTCGATGCCACAGGAAGGCTATCGCAAATTGCCGATAAGAATAATAATGTAAATGCTTTGTCATATAACGGCTCATTGTTAGCAAATTATCCGACCCTGCCGGGCGATCGCTAGAGTTTTCATATGATAATAACAACCGTCTGATTGAAATAACTGATCCTATAGGGAGAACCATCGGCTTCACATATGATCAAAATGGGAATCTGATAACAGCTACAGGAGTTAATGGTGGAATCACGACATATACCTATGACATTCATGGGTTAACATCTGTTGTCAATCCCGAAGGAAACCTAGTTATCGAAAATTTCTACGACACAGAAGCCCGTGTTATTGAGCAATTAGACGCACGGGGAAATAAAACGTTGTACTCCTATTATCCGGAAAGCAGGCAAACAGTTGTTACAGATGAGCGCGGCAATCAAGTAAGATTCTTTTATGATGAGTATTACCGTATCACTAGAACTGACTATCCGAATTACTATCATAGCTATACAGCATACGACCTTAATCATAATGTCATTAGCCAAACGGACAAGAATAAAAACACAACCTATTATACCTATGACAGCATGGGGAATATGCTTACCAAGACAGACCCTGGTCCACTTGGATATACAACAACAGTTGTTTATAATGTGTTAAACAATCCTGTGCATGTCACTGATCAGGCAGGGAACCCTACAACATACGCATATGATCAAA
The Desulfuribacillus stibiiarsenatis DNA segment above includes these coding regions:
- a CDS encoding GLUG motif-containing protein produces the protein MNKRVKKLLVSLLILTMLVGTFLPVVEATPLKQLDTLNSNDINEETEIIAKEQEMTISERYVNILPESAINRLEMAERVLQENESRIKEITKSREDAEKTRQEVLKQDRKKADKYLEETYALLDKMELLNESRKTRHKRQLESFMTMGENLFIASFSGTGTAEDPYLITTPEEFNAIRGGIEGYPDWDLTKHYKLMNDIDLSAYSSGEGWIPVGNFTDPITGDFDGYDSFTGSLDGNGFTITNLKINRPENGVFIGLFGSIGPEATIKNVHLDDVQIEGDTFSGSIAGWNEGSVVNCSASGLIKGKVFVAGLVGVNINGEIIDSSVSAVLLGDYAVGGLIGESINGIIRNSHAISVKIEGLDRAPSHVGGLVGVNNNGEIIDSSVSAVLLGDYAVGGLIGESSDGIIRNSHAISVNIDGLDRAPSHVGGLVGRNIRGVINESTASGLIKGYYLVGGLVGENNYGTISNSHALSVEVVGIDVDKNVFDNSFNVGGLIGGNDFGTINESTASGTVKGNYLVGGLVGRSYNGTITNSHAYMMLVEGIDESSYLIGGLVGANVGEINDCTVEADIIKGNYLIGGLVGSQGNKEINNSHAKVLQIEGIGESSYLIGGLVGANDGEINDCTVESEIIKGNYLIGGLTGYNMGTIGNSFANATKIEGVDEESFAISGLVGYNFGAISLSYAFTEQIIINDGSFETIGRIAGINYGILTTNYANSQMSLSTQDGDYVPGPDLYGKDGADIDIEEYNKMFLSFSFNEQLVPAWLDFIDKTIYVPVEAGTDITNLIANFTLSDNAIATVAGVIQESGITPNDYTQPLVYTITAEDDTSSIWTVRVETETEYVHKFLSTLGQAIQCTFFGDPVNISTGNFIDNVSDIVIPTRGIPLEFKRSYNSRDDYTGFIGKGWQHNYEADLTINQDNSVSLRYPDGRIALYEYANGSYIRPTGVFETLQRNPDNTFTLTFKDQSKYRFDATGRLSQIADKNNNVNALSYNGSLLANYPTLPGDR